From candidate division TA06 bacterium B3_TA06, a single genomic window includes:
- a CDS encoding peptidyl-prolyl cis-trans isomerase, translating into MKLVRLAGFTSLVLLAGLACVKAVQPSIPDTYNLSAKERVGLALRVKSNPVKLTGNECAVVETNKGSFTFKLYSMEAPNTVRNFIRLADAGFYDGLIWHRYVGGFVIQGGDPLGTGQGSAGYTIDYEESGRSHIKGAVGMARGAARNSASCQFYICLEPALDLDGNYCVFGRVIEGMDVVMQLRNGNEDEGIPPDTIRRITITH; encoded by the coding sequence ATGAAGCTTGTTCGCCTCGCCGGATTCACGTCCCTGGTTCTGCTTGCAGGACTTGCGTGTGTTAAGGCGGTTCAGCCTTCGATACCCGATACCTACAACCTTTCTGCCAAGGAGAGGGTGGGGCTTGCGCTTCGCGTGAAAAGCAATCCGGTCAAGCTCACCGGGAACGAGTGCGCTGTGGTTGAGACCAACAAGGGAAGCTTTACGTTCAAGCTCTATTCAATGGAGGCGCCGAACACTGTGCGCAACTTCATCAGGCTTGCAGATGCGGGCTTCTACGACGGCCTTATCTGGCATCGCTACGTCGGCGGCTTTGTGATTCAGGGCGGCGACCCTCTGGGCACCGGTCAGGGCAGCGCAGGTTACACCATAGACTACGAGGAAAGCGGCCGATCGCATATTAAGGGTGCGGTTGGCATGGCACGCGGCGCTGCCCGGAACTCCGCGTCTTGTCAGTTCTACATCTGCCTTGAGCCGGCGCTTGACCTTGACGGCAACTACTGCGTATTCGGTCGAGTGATCGAAGGCATGGACGTGGTGATGCAGTTGCGCAACGGTAATGAAGACGAGGGTATTCCTCCGGACACCATCCGCCGCATCACCATCACCCACTGA
- a CDS encoding peptidyl-prolyl cis-trans isomerase, whose product MIYCSKAEKKEEPKQEPLPPPTVTKAEPGPFGITRHLWDSTATPQDRIKVALAVKDEDIELQGNEKATIETNKGTIVVKLYSKDAPNTVRNFIRLSESGFYDGLIFFRYEPGFVLQGGDPLNSGSGNPGYNIAFEHNNRKHELGAVGMARGQDLNSAGCQFYFCLAPQPGLDGNYVVFAKTVEGMDVVNELRRGDKIVKITISRD is encoded by the coding sequence ATGATCTATTGTAGCAAGGCGGAGAAAAAGGAGGAGCCCAAACAGGAACCGTTGCCGCCACCAACCGTTACTAAAGCGGAGCCCGGTCCTTTCGGGATCACGCGCCACCTGTGGGATTCTACGGCTACCCCGCAGGATCGCATTAAGGTTGCACTTGCCGTTAAGGATGAGGATATCGAGCTTCAGGGTAATGAGAAGGCCACTATCGAGACGAACAAGGGAACGATTGTGGTTAAGCTTTACTCGAAGGATGCCCCGAACACGGTTCGCAACTTCATCCGGCTGTCCGAATCAGGATTCTATGATGGTTTGATCTTTTTCCGTTACGAACCGGGTTTTGTACTGCAGGGCGGCGATCCGCTTAACAGTGGTTCGGGTAACCCCGGGTACAATATTGCCTTCGAACACAACAACCGCAAGCACGAACTCGGTGCCGTGGGTATGGCTCGCGGTCAAGACCTCAACTCGGCAGGTTGTCAGTTTTACTTCTGCCTGGCACCCCAGCCCGGGCTTGACGGCAACTACGTGGTTTTCGCAAAGACCGTCGAAGGCATGGATGTGGTCAATGAACTCCGCCGCGGCGACAAGATCGTAAAGATAACGATCTCAAGGGACTGA
- a CDS encoding cell surface protein — translation MKKALLILLGTALALGLLTCQRPGKLKWQCELGDEVGTPVIGKDGTIYVTAIDNFLYAISRSGKVKWKYKIEYGVHAPAIDAKGTIYVAANDKNLYAFTSKGELKWKFKTKGRALTPAFGSDGTIYFGSFDRYLYALTPKGELKWKYRTGDFIATTPAIGVDGTIYVSSEDNCIYALTPDGKRKWRYWTRNWVRASPAIGMDGTIYCGSRDGYLYALSPSGELKWKFKTDYEIWSSCAVAKDGTVYFGSADNNLYALTPEGEVKWQYETKGDVNIGPTIGLDGTIYFGSPDHNVYALDPSGKLKWTYEADGEIYSSLALADDGTIYFGADDKNLYAITSKSKGLASSSWPKYRHDNRNSGNIRTR, via the coding sequence ATGAAAAAAGCACTGCTTATTCTGTTAGGCACAGCGCTCGCTCTGGGGCTGCTTACCTGTCAGAGACCGGGCAAGCTCAAGTGGCAATGCGAGCTTGGTGATGAGGTAGGAACCCCGGTGATCGGTAAAGACGGGACGATCTACGTTACCGCTATAGACAACTTCCTTTACGCCATCTCCCGTTCAGGGAAGGTCAAATGGAAATACAAGATCGAGTATGGTGTGCATGCACCGGCAATCGATGCCAAGGGGACGATCTACGTTGCGGCGAACGACAAGAACCTATATGCGTTTACCTCCAAAGGCGAGCTAAAGTGGAAGTTCAAGACCAAGGGAAGGGCGTTAACCCCTGCGTTCGGTTCAGACGGGACGATTTACTTCGGCTCGTTTGACCGTTACCTTTATGCGCTTACCCCCAAAGGCGAACTCAAGTGGAAGTACAGGACCGGCGATTTCATAGCGACTACCCCTGCGATCGGTGTAGATGGGACGATTTACGTCAGCTCGGAGGACAATTGCATCTATGCCCTTACCCCGGACGGCAAGCGTAAGTGGAGATACTGGACCAGGAACTGGGTGCGGGCCTCCCCTGCGATTGGCATGGACGGAACCATCTACTGCGGGTCCAGGGACGGCTACCTTTACGCACTTAGCCCTTCAGGCGAGCTCAAGTGGAAGTTCAAGACCGACTATGAGATATGGTCTTCCTGTGCGGTGGCCAAAGACGGCACCGTCTACTTCGGGTCGGCTGACAACAACCTCTACGCGCTCACCCCGGAGGGGGAAGTCAAGTGGCAATACGAGACAAAGGGTGACGTAAACATCGGCCCGACAATCGGCTTGGACGGGACAATCTACTTCGGCTCGCCCGATCACAACGTCTATGCGCTTGATCCCTCAGGTAAGCTTAAGTGGACATATGAAGCCGACGGAGAGATATATTCTTCACTCGCGCTCGCTGACGACGGAACGATCTACTTCGGGGCGGATGACAAGAATCTCTACGCGATTACCAGCAAATCCAAGGGATTGGCTTCATCGTCATGGCCCAAGTATCGCCATGACAACAGGAACTCAGGAAACATAAGGACAAGGTAG